Proteins from one Pristis pectinata isolate sPriPec2 chromosome 34, sPriPec2.1.pri, whole genome shotgun sequence genomic window:
- the LOC127585849 gene encoding H-2 class I histocompatibility antigen, Q10 alpha chain-like isoform X2: MLALLGALGWRMLLILCVLCLSIRWVCAETHSLQYFYTSMAGNVDFPEFVHVGLLDDVQITYFDSNIENDISRQPWMDRELDGDYWKKETQRLINRHKLSMANLQIAIQRTNISRTRLNYLQYTSGCRVSDDGMVSGVRQYAFNGQDLISFDLEHSTWVTTSPIALETRDKWNRDNANNLYKKHYTEKICVEWLRKYLKYGAQTLSRRAVPEVLVYSRKTPDGQNLALHCLATGFYPRTINVTWFRDGQPLPPHASSSILPNHDNTYQIKVSLLLEPGERREHACHVQHSSVPEGVTVVWDQYGVAVSWIVGIVLIIGIVLVAVIALMYRRERMKCTACLSKGSTGTNSPLSDSDSDQPWQKIATEGQDSKGEKDKMLV, from the exons ATGTTAGCCCTTCTCGGGGCATTGGGTTGGAGAATGTTGTTAATACTTTGTGTCCTCTGTCTATCCATTCGCTGGGTCTGTGCAG AGACACACTCATTACAATACTTTTACACCTCGATGGCCGGAAATGTGGATTTTCCTGAGTTTGTTCACGTCGGACTTTTGGACGATGTCCAGATAACTTACTTTGACAGCAACATTGAGAACGACATCTCACGACAGCCGTGGATGGACAGAGAACTGGACGGTGACTACTGGAAGAAGGAGACCCAGAGACTTATCAATCGACACAAGCTGTCCATGGCCAACCTCCAGATAGCGATTCAGCGAACAAACATCAGCAGGACAA gGCTGAACTATCTGCAATACACCTCCGGCTGCCGGGTGTCAGACGATGGGATGGTGAGCGGGGTCCGCCAGTACGCCTTCAATGGCCAAGACCTGATCAGCTTTGACCTTGAGCATTCCACCTGGGTCACCACTTCCCCCATTGCGTTGGAAACGAGGGACAAGTGGAACAGAGACAACGCCAACAACCTCTACAAGAAACATTACACGGAGAAGATCTGCGTCGAGTGGCTGAGGAAGTACCTCAAGTACGGAGCCCAGACGCTGTCTCGCAGAG CTGTTCCAGAGGTGCTGGTCTACTCCAGGAAAACTCCAGATGGTCAAAACCTCGCTCTCCATTGCCTGGCCACTGGCTTTTACCCACGCACCATCAACGTGACCTGGTTCAGGGACGGCCAACCTCTGCCCCCGCACGCAAGCTCTAGCATTTTACCAAACCACGACAACACCTACCAGATAAAGGTATCCCTGCTGTTGGAGCCTGGCGAGAGGCGGGAGCATGCCTGCCACGTGCAGCACAGCAGCGTGCCGGAAGGAGTGACTGTTGTCTGGG ACCAGTATGGTGTTGCTGTGTCGTGGATTGTCGGCATCGTTTTGATAATTGGCATTGTGCTGGTGGCTGTTATTGCCTTGATGTACAGACGAGAAAGAATGAAATGCACCGCCTGCTTATCCAAGG GATCTACTGGGACTAACTCTCCACTGTCAG ATTCTGACAGTGATCAGCCGTGGCAGAAAATAGCAACCGAAGGACAAGATAGCAAGGGTGAGAAAGACAAAATGCTTGTGTAA
- the LOC127585849 gene encoding H-2 class I histocompatibility antigen, Q10 alpha chain-like isoform X1, with protein MLALLGALGWRMLLILCVLCLSIRWVCAETHSLQYFYTSMAGNVDFPEFVHVGLLDDVQITYFDSNIENDISRQPWMDRELDGDYWKKETQRLINRHKLSMANLQIAIQRTNISRTRLNYLQYTSGCRVSDDGMVSGVRQYAFNGQDLISFDLEHSTWVTTSPIALETRDKWNRDNANNLYKKHYTEKICVEWLRKYLKYGAQTLSRRAVPEVLVYSRKTPDGQNLALHCLATGFYPRTINVTWFRDGQPLPPHASSSILPNHDNTYQIKVSLLLEPGERREHACHVQHSSVPEGVTVVWVDQYGVAVSWIVGIVLIIGIVLVAVIALMYRRERMKCTACLSKGSTGTNSPLSDSDSDQPWQKIATEGQDSKGEKDKMLV; from the exons ATGTTAGCCCTTCTCGGGGCATTGGGTTGGAGAATGTTGTTAATACTTTGTGTCCTCTGTCTATCCATTCGCTGGGTCTGTGCAG AGACACACTCATTACAATACTTTTACACCTCGATGGCCGGAAATGTGGATTTTCCTGAGTTTGTTCACGTCGGACTTTTGGACGATGTCCAGATAACTTACTTTGACAGCAACATTGAGAACGACATCTCACGACAGCCGTGGATGGACAGAGAACTGGACGGTGACTACTGGAAGAAGGAGACCCAGAGACTTATCAATCGACACAAGCTGTCCATGGCCAACCTCCAGATAGCGATTCAGCGAACAAACATCAGCAGGACAA gGCTGAACTATCTGCAATACACCTCCGGCTGCCGGGTGTCAGACGATGGGATGGTGAGCGGGGTCCGCCAGTACGCCTTCAATGGCCAAGACCTGATCAGCTTTGACCTTGAGCATTCCACCTGGGTCACCACTTCCCCCATTGCGTTGGAAACGAGGGACAAGTGGAACAGAGACAACGCCAACAACCTCTACAAGAAACATTACACGGAGAAGATCTGCGTCGAGTGGCTGAGGAAGTACCTCAAGTACGGAGCCCAGACGCTGTCTCGCAGAG CTGTTCCAGAGGTGCTGGTCTACTCCAGGAAAACTCCAGATGGTCAAAACCTCGCTCTCCATTGCCTGGCCACTGGCTTTTACCCACGCACCATCAACGTGACCTGGTTCAGGGACGGCCAACCTCTGCCCCCGCACGCAAGCTCTAGCATTTTACCAAACCACGACAACACCTACCAGATAAAGGTATCCCTGCTGTTGGAGCCTGGCGAGAGGCGGGAGCATGCCTGCCACGTGCAGCACAGCAGCGTGCCGGAAGGAGTGACTGTTGTCTGGG TAGACCAGTATGGTGTTGCTGTGTCGTGGATTGTCGGCATCGTTTTGATAATTGGCATTGTGCTGGTGGCTGTTATTGCCTTGATGTACAGACGAGAAAGAATGAAATGCACCGCCTGCTTATCCAAGG GATCTACTGGGACTAACTCTCCACTGTCAG ATTCTGACAGTGATCAGCCGTGGCAGAAAATAGCAACCGAAGGACAAGATAGCAAGGGTGAGAAAGACAAAATGCTTGTGTAA